A region from the Arthrobacter gengyunqii genome encodes:
- a CDS encoding rhomboid family intramembrane serine protease, whose translation MVTITLMVICAAFFAIQFFYPPFTYELWYAPLYTGSEPWRMLSSAFLHSPSGLLHIAFNLYALWFLGQGLEPQLGRLRFALLYLVSALGGSVGVLILSPVNQPVVGASGAIFGLFGALLVVLLQRRASVRSVLILLAANFALGFFVPNIAWQAHLGGLLTGVACAAVLVYAPKSKNRSLVQFAGLAGIVVFLCTMTAVLAAARGLV comes from the coding sequence GTGGTTACCATCACCCTGATGGTGATCTGCGCGGCCTTCTTCGCCATCCAGTTCTTCTACCCGCCCTTCACCTACGAGCTTTGGTACGCGCCGCTGTACACCGGGAGCGAACCCTGGCGGATGCTGTCTTCCGCCTTCCTGCACTCCCCATCGGGACTGCTGCACATAGCCTTCAACCTCTATGCCCTCTGGTTCCTGGGCCAGGGGCTGGAACCGCAGCTCGGCCGGCTGCGCTTTGCGCTGCTGTACCTTGTTTCAGCACTGGGAGGATCCGTGGGGGTGCTGATCCTCAGCCCGGTCAACCAGCCCGTTGTCGGTGCCTCAGGAGCAATTTTCGGCCTCTTTGGAGCCCTGCTGGTGGTTCTGCTCCAACGGCGGGCCAGCGTGCGGTCGGTGCTGATCCTGCTGGCGGCCAACTTTGCGCTGGGATTCTTTGTGCCCAACATTGCCTGGCAGGCGCACCTGGGCGGGTTGCTGACCGGCGTCGCCTGCGCCGCAGTGCTCGTCTACGCACCCAAGAGTAAGAACCGTTCCCTGGTGCAGTTTGCCGGACTGGCGGGAATCGTTGTGTTCCTGTGCACCATGACAGCGGTGCTCGCAGCAGCCCGGGGACTGGTCTGA
- a CDS encoding cell division protein CrgA has translation MPESKSRKKPAATPPAAKASSAPKPNPVWYKPVMFGLMIIGLLWIIVFYISQGEYPVPALGAGNILVGFGVAIVGFLMTTRWR, from the coding sequence GTGCCTGAGTCGAAGTCCCGCAAAAAGCCCGCAGCCACACCGCCCGCCGCCAAAGCATCGTCAGCCCCGAAGCCGAACCCGGTCTGGTACAAGCCGGTCATGTTTGGCCTGATGATCATTGGCCTGTTGTGGATTATCGTTTTCTACATTTCCCAAGGCGAATATCCGGTGCCGGCCCTGGGCGCCGGCAACATCCTGGTTGGTTTCGGCGTTGCCATCGTCGGCTTCCTGATGACCACGCGCTGGCGCTGA
- a CDS encoding class E sortase: protein MGSHGTRSGGKRRSAGQWIIQIVGELLITLGLLLVLYVVWELWWTNIDANRKQEQALGSLFKEFDGPVEPVPETSADGPDYGDPAVLPAIEAEGTTFAVVYIPRFGDTYSRPVTSGVGTAVLDSLGLGHYPSTAMPGEVGNFAMAGHRQTHGQVLDAIHTLVPGDNIYVQTQDGYYSYVYRNNQIVLPNRVDVIAPVPTQPEAEPTERFLTLTSCNPRFGAEERIIAYAVMDSWQPLSAGPPAEIASQVAHNAEGAG, encoded by the coding sequence ATGGGGTCTCACGGCACCCGCAGCGGCGGGAAAAGGCGCAGCGCCGGCCAGTGGATCATTCAAATTGTTGGAGAACTGCTGATTACCCTGGGCCTGCTGCTGGTCCTGTACGTGGTGTGGGAGCTTTGGTGGACCAACATCGACGCCAACCGCAAGCAGGAACAGGCACTGGGCAGTCTGTTTAAGGAATTCGACGGTCCGGTGGAGCCGGTGCCGGAGACCTCCGCGGACGGTCCGGACTACGGAGACCCGGCGGTTCTGCCTGCCATTGAAGCAGAAGGCACAACGTTTGCCGTGGTCTACATTCCGCGGTTCGGTGACACCTATTCACGGCCGGTGACAAGTGGTGTGGGAACCGCGGTGCTTGATTCGCTGGGGCTGGGGCACTATCCCTCCACCGCCATGCCCGGAGAGGTGGGCAACTTTGCGATGGCGGGCCACCGGCAAACGCACGGACAGGTTCTCGACGCCATCCACACGCTCGTTCCCGGCGATAACATTTACGTGCAGACACAAGACGGCTATTACAGCTACGTCTACCGCAACAACCAGATAGTCCTGCCGAACCGCGTGGATGTGATTGCGCCGGTGCCGACGCAGCCGGAGGCGGAGCCAACTGAACGCTTCCTCACCCTGACCAGCTGCAACCCCCGGTTCGGCGCCGAGGAGCGCATCATCGCGTATGCGGTGATGGACTCCTGGCAGCCCCTCTCGGCCGGCCCCCCGGCGGAGATTGCATCCCAGGTTGCCCACAATGCCGAAGGAGCAGGCTAA
- a CDS encoding aminodeoxychorismate/anthranilate synthase component II: MSSIRILVVDNYDSFVYTLVGYLQQLGAETTVVRNDDVSLAEAVDLAAARDGVLVSPGPGAPAEAGVCIDLIRWCGENSKPMLGICLGHQALAEAYGGTVTHAPELMHGKTSSVRHGGTDVFQGLQSPVTATRYHSLAAVADTIPDQLEVTARTENGIIMGLRHVSAPLSGVQFHPESVLTEGGYQMLGNWLEGLGLAGAAAHAATLSPLMSTTRENLPR; this comes from the coding sequence ATGAGCAGCATCCGCATACTGGTCGTCGACAATTACGACAGCTTCGTCTACACGCTGGTGGGCTACCTGCAGCAGCTGGGAGCCGAAACCACAGTGGTGCGCAACGACGACGTCAGCCTGGCCGAGGCGGTCGACCTGGCCGCCGCGCGTGACGGGGTGCTGGTCTCACCGGGTCCCGGCGCCCCGGCGGAGGCAGGCGTGTGCATTGATCTGATCCGCTGGTGCGGAGAGAACAGCAAGCCCATGCTCGGAATCTGCCTCGGACACCAGGCGCTGGCCGAAGCCTACGGCGGCACCGTGACACACGCCCCTGAACTGATGCACGGTAAAACGTCCTCAGTCCGGCACGGGGGCACCGATGTGTTCCAGGGGTTGCAAAGTCCGGTAACAGCCACGCGCTATCATTCGCTGGCGGCGGTCGCGGACACCATTCCCGACCAACTCGAGGTCACGGCGCGGACCGAGAACGGAATTATTATGGGCCTGAGGCATGTATCGGCTCCCCTGTCCGGCGTCCAGTTCCATCCTGAGTCCGTTCTGACCGAGGGCGGTTACCAGATGCTGGGCAACTGGCTTGAAGGATTGGGGCTGGCCGGAGCGGCGGCCCACGCCGCCACCCTCAGCCCGCTTATGTCCACAACACGGGAGAACCTCCCGCGCTGA
- the pknB gene encoding Stk1 family PASTA domain-containing Ser/Thr kinase has protein sequence MSAEFLKGQPTLNTERVLNGRYEIGELIGRGGMADVYLGRDIRLGRSVAIKVLRPDLARDPLFQSRFRREAQAVAGLNHPAIVSVYDTGDQESPGASPEDVRLPFIVMEYVQGRTLRDLVKAGEITTDKAVDYALGVLSALEYSHRSGIVHRDIKPANVMVTSDGGVKVMDFGIARAMADSAATMTQTQAVIGTAQYLSPEQARGETVDARSDLYSAACLLFEMLAGRPPFIGDSPVSVAYQHVREIPPAASSFNPEIPASLDAVLERGLAKDRADRYQDAHEFRDALLSARSGAAAAVDPSPATHPTEALTVSPAKRAAVEISPIEDEPRTRAMARVLAGGPLTTDSAEKDNHDDGEVPAALAIGTTGDRDPDQKARRRAWITTLIIVLILLLGAGSVLAYNMLNPKETAPVTKLMPSVQSKTQTDALNIIMDAGFGAPTIEQQYSDTVKAGLAIGTEPEGGTEVALDRKVILYISQGPSQVVIPENLPGMTEPEARDTLRKLNLQGGATTEANSATVAAGRVLSSTPAVGESVPTGTTVDLVLSTGKVTVPDLVGSPLETAQAIMSDPNIALTITVDEVENAVLEPGTVTAQSVEGGMDVDQGSTISLTVAKAPAAPTEEASPSAPATPDPSPSEATKKKKNDD, from the coding sequence ATGAGCGCAGAATTCCTCAAGGGACAGCCCACGCTGAACACTGAACGGGTACTCAACGGCCGTTACGAGATCGGCGAGCTCATTGGGCGCGGCGGCATGGCGGACGTCTACCTCGGCCGTGACATCAGGCTGGGCCGTTCCGTTGCCATCAAGGTGCTGCGCCCGGACCTCGCCCGCGACCCCCTTTTCCAGTCCCGGTTCCGGCGTGAAGCCCAGGCCGTGGCCGGACTGAACCACCCCGCCATCGTCAGTGTCTACGACACCGGTGACCAGGAATCACCCGGGGCTTCCCCCGAGGACGTCCGGCTGCCCTTCATCGTGATGGAGTATGTCCAGGGCCGCACCCTCCGGGACCTGGTCAAGGCCGGTGAAATCACCACTGATAAAGCTGTCGACTACGCGCTGGGCGTTCTTTCCGCGCTGGAATACAGCCACCGGTCAGGCATTGTGCACCGCGACATCAAACCCGCCAATGTCATGGTCACCTCCGATGGCGGAGTCAAGGTCATGGACTTCGGAATCGCCCGTGCCATGGCTGATTCCGCTGCCACCATGACCCAAACCCAGGCGGTCATCGGCACTGCACAGTATCTGTCGCCGGAGCAGGCCCGCGGCGAAACCGTGGATGCCCGCAGCGACCTTTATTCAGCCGCCTGCCTGCTGTTTGAGATGCTCGCCGGCCGCCCTCCCTTCATTGGTGACAGCCCGGTCTCCGTGGCGTACCAGCATGTCCGGGAAATACCGCCCGCCGCCAGCAGCTTCAACCCTGAGATTCCGGCCTCACTGGACGCTGTGCTGGAACGCGGCCTGGCCAAGGACCGTGCCGACCGCTACCAAGATGCGCATGAATTCCGGGACGCGCTCCTTAGCGCCCGGAGCGGAGCAGCGGCCGCCGTGGACCCGTCCCCTGCCACCCATCCGACCGAGGCCCTGACGGTGTCTCCGGCCAAGCGTGCCGCCGTCGAGATCAGTCCCATCGAAGACGAACCCAGGACGCGGGCCATGGCGCGGGTCCTCGCCGGCGGACCGCTCACCACTGATTCCGCGGAGAAAGACAACCACGACGACGGTGAGGTTCCGGCAGCACTGGCCATCGGCACCACCGGAGACCGTGATCCGGACCAGAAGGCCCGGCGCCGGGCATGGATCACCACGCTGATCATCGTTCTGATTCTTCTGCTCGGAGCGGGTTCCGTCCTGGCCTACAACATGCTCAATCCCAAGGAAACCGCACCGGTAACCAAGCTGATGCCCAGCGTTCAGTCCAAGACGCAGACAGATGCCCTGAACATCATCATGGACGCCGGCTTTGGGGCGCCCACCATCGAGCAGCAGTACAGCGACACAGTGAAGGCCGGCCTGGCCATCGGAACCGAGCCCGAGGGCGGCACCGAGGTTGCGCTGGACCGCAAGGTCATCCTGTACATTTCACAGGGCCCCTCACAAGTGGTGATACCGGAGAATCTGCCCGGCATGACCGAGCCGGAAGCCCGGGATACCCTGCGCAAACTCAATCTCCAGGGCGGGGCCACCACCGAGGCCAACAGTGCCACGGTCGCCGCGGGCAGGGTCCTGTCCTCCACCCCCGCCGTTGGAGAGTCCGTCCCGACGGGCACCACGGTGGATCTGGTGCTGTCCACCGGCAAGGTGACGGTTCCGGACCTGGTGGGAAGTCCGCTGGAGACCGCGCAGGCCATCATGTCAGATCCGAACATAGCGCTGACCATCACCGTCGATGAAGTTGAAAACGCCGTCCTGGAGCCGGGCACTGTGACCGCTCAAAGCGTTGAAGGCGGCATGGACGTTGACCAGGGCAGCACCATCTCCCTGACCGTGGCCAAGGCACCGGCGGCCCCCACCGAAGAGGCTTCTCCGAGCGCTCCCGCTACGCCTGATCCGTCACCGTCGGAGGCGACGAAAAAGAAGAAGAACGACGACTAG
- a CDS encoding protein kinase domain-containing protein has product MRPTSGITLGGRFQLTDRIAIGGMGEVWKARDLVLGRIVAIKILKEEYTGDPGFLNRFRAEARHTALLNHEGIANVFDYGEEEGSAYLVMELVPGLPLSSIIERDKSLPPDRTLSIIGQTATALAAAHKQGLVHRDVKPGNLLILPDGRVKITDFGIARLADQVPLTATGQVMGTAQYLAPEQATGQQATGSSDIYALGVIGYELLAGTRPFSGESQIAIALAQVNDTPPPLPESIPLPVRALIMSMLAKDPADRPSDAEALARAVAAIRRGDITAAEAAVPGMLLFGGGGATAVNDAVTAPVPTAGTSATRVVNTSPSTSALPTVAGAAVGADAATGEVAASRDWTDEEVDDVDDAGNGDGTGDDAPAKRRSPWTIPLIALLVLLVGAAIAAVVLTGNNDDDPAPAPATSSAAPSPSTTSRSASPAPSRTQSSAPSETPSEDADEITVNAASYEGRSFEEVRAELTNLGLRVSANQVESSDYPEGVVISIDPAGVLSRGDNVTVTYSAGAPTPEMSTVPSGLSGLSGSAAEQQILGAGLVPVNGGTQASSQPAGTVVAVNPSEGAPLPQGSTVTYFTSEGPVTPPSTSVPEPTATSADSVPAKPNTAPSDR; this is encoded by the coding sequence GTGAGGCCTACATCGGGTATCACCTTAGGCGGCAGATTCCAGCTGACCGACCGTATTGCCATTGGCGGTATGGGCGAAGTCTGGAAGGCACGGGACCTGGTCCTGGGCCGCATTGTTGCCATTAAGATCCTCAAGGAGGAGTACACGGGGGATCCCGGGTTCCTCAACCGGTTCCGGGCCGAGGCACGCCACACCGCCCTGCTTAACCATGAGGGCATCGCCAATGTCTTCGACTACGGCGAAGAGGAGGGTTCGGCGTACCTTGTCATGGAACTGGTGCCCGGACTGCCGCTTTCCTCCATCATCGAACGCGACAAGAGCCTCCCGCCGGACCGCACCCTCTCCATCATCGGGCAGACCGCCACCGCGCTGGCTGCAGCCCACAAGCAGGGACTCGTCCACCGCGACGTCAAGCCCGGCAACCTGCTGATCCTGCCCGACGGCCGGGTCAAGATCACCGACTTCGGCATCGCCCGCCTCGCCGACCAGGTGCCGCTGACCGCTACCGGCCAGGTCATGGGAACGGCCCAGTACCTGGCGCCCGAGCAGGCCACCGGGCAGCAGGCCACCGGTTCCAGCGACATCTACGCGCTTGGTGTCATTGGCTACGAGCTGCTGGCCGGCACCCGCCCCTTCTCCGGTGAATCCCAGATCGCCATTGCGCTGGCACAGGTCAATGACACGCCGCCTCCGCTGCCCGAGAGCATTCCGCTGCCGGTCCGCGCGCTCATTATGTCCATGCTGGCCAAGGATCCGGCGGACCGGCCGTCCGACGCCGAGGCCCTGGCCCGCGCCGTCGCCGCCATCCGCCGCGGAGACATCACTGCTGCCGAAGCAGCGGTCCCCGGGATGCTGCTCTTTGGCGGCGGCGGAGCAACTGCCGTTAACGATGCCGTCACCGCACCGGTGCCGACAGCCGGCACATCCGCCACCCGCGTCGTGAACACCTCGCCTTCCACGTCCGCACTTCCCACCGTTGCGGGAGCAGCAGTGGGAGCAGACGCCGCCACCGGCGAAGTAGCGGCGTCACGGGACTGGACCGATGAAGAAGTCGACGACGTCGATGACGCAGGCAACGGCGACGGAACCGGTGACGATGCACCGGCGAAGCGCCGCAGCCCCTGGACCATTCCGCTCATCGCGCTCCTGGTGCTGCTGGTGGGCGCGGCGATTGCCGCCGTCGTGCTGACGGGTAACAACGACGACGATCCCGCTCCGGCACCGGCCACCAGCTCGGCGGCCCCCAGTCCCAGCACCACTTCGCGGTCTGCTTCTCCGGCTCCGTCGAGGACGCAGTCATCAGCGCCGTCCGAGACACCCTCGGAGGATGCCGATGAGATCACCGTCAACGCTGCCAGTTACGAAGGCCGCTCCTTTGAAGAGGTGCGGGCTGAACTGACCAATCTGGGTCTTCGCGTCAGCGCAAACCAGGTGGAGTCCTCCGATTACCCGGAAGGCGTTGTGATCAGCATCGACCCCGCGGGAGTGCTGTCCCGCGGTGACAACGTCACCGTCACCTACTCCGCCGGGGCTCCCACACCGGAGATGTCCACCGTTCCCAGCGGCCTGTCCGGATTGTCGGGGAGCGCCGCGGAACAGCAGATCCTCGGCGCCGGCCTGGTTCCGGTCAACGGCGGAACCCAGGCGTCAAGCCAGCCCGCCGGAACCGTAGTCGCCGTCAATCCGTCCGAGGGTGCGCCCCTGCCGCAGGGTTCCACTGTCACGTACTTCACCTCCGAGGGACCCGTGACGCCCCCTTCCACGAGCGTTCCCGAGCCGACGGCCACCTCCGCGGACAGCGTTCCGGCGAAGCCCAACACGGCTCCCTCGGACCGGTAA
- a CDS encoding peptidoglycan D,D-transpeptidase FtsI family protein translates to MNQAIRNSWIVALSMFVLILGSLTYVQFFAAEELNANPNNNRTIYKNFGQNRGSILVDGAPIAESVPSGDQFNFQRVYYEPELYSQLTGYFSLVSGVTQLERVMDKELTGTSDQQFYDRLVQLVSGNQPQGASVELTIDPDLQRMAYDLIPEGQKGSIVMMEPKTGNILAMVSKPSYDTNLLAGHDTKVVEQNMQELLTVEGLSPYTNAATESLLAPGSVFKLVDAAAALESGDYDADSQIDNPSELPLPGTNISLPNFTNGNCGARSEATIGFALEQSCNTVFAQIAWDLGEDAIVSQAEKFGWNTALHLPERGIDRVVASGFPTELDQAQLAQAAIGQYSVTATPLQIAMMSSAIANNGVQMTPNLIRNIRAADLSIIDEPEPEVLNTSVSPETARQLTDWMVGVVDNGTASAARIPGVKVAGKTGTAEVQDRGDNAWFTGFAPADDPEVVISIVMEDVELTTGAQLTTPSAQKLLEAVLNK, encoded by the coding sequence ATGAATCAAGCCATCCGGAACAGCTGGATCGTGGCCCTGTCCATGTTTGTCCTCATTCTCGGTTCGCTGACCTACGTCCAGTTCTTTGCAGCCGAAGAACTCAACGCGAACCCGAACAACAACCGCACGATCTACAAGAACTTCGGCCAGAACCGCGGCTCCATCCTGGTGGACGGGGCACCGATCGCAGAATCGGTGCCTTCAGGCGACCAGTTCAACTTCCAGCGCGTGTACTACGAGCCGGAACTGTATTCGCAGCTCACCGGGTACTTCTCCCTGGTCAGCGGCGTAACACAGCTGGAACGGGTTATGGACAAGGAACTCACGGGCACCAGTGACCAGCAGTTCTACGACCGCCTGGTGCAGCTCGTTTCCGGCAACCAGCCGCAGGGTGCCTCTGTTGAGCTGACGATCGATCCCGACCTGCAGCGGATGGCTTATGACCTCATTCCCGAAGGGCAGAAGGGCTCCATTGTCATGATGGAGCCGAAGACGGGGAACATCCTGGCCATGGTTTCCAAGCCCAGCTATGACACCAACCTCCTGGCGGGCCACGACACTAAAGTCGTGGAGCAGAACATGCAGGAGCTGCTCACGGTGGAAGGCCTGTCTCCCTACACCAATGCCGCCACCGAATCGCTGCTGGCACCCGGCTCGGTCTTCAAGCTGGTTGATGCCGCCGCTGCACTGGAGTCCGGTGATTACGACGCCGACTCACAGATCGACAATCCCTCGGAGCTTCCCCTGCCCGGAACCAACATCTCGCTGCCGAACTTCACGAATGGAAACTGCGGCGCCCGGTCGGAGGCCACCATCGGATTTGCCCTCGAGCAGTCCTGCAACACCGTTTTTGCCCAAATCGCCTGGGATCTCGGTGAAGATGCGATCGTCTCCCAAGCGGAGAAGTTCGGTTGGAACACCGCCCTGCACCTTCCCGAGCGCGGCATCGACCGGGTGGTCGCCAGCGGCTTCCCCACGGAGCTGGACCAGGCCCAGCTGGCCCAGGCAGCCATCGGGCAGTACAGCGTCACGGCCACGCCGCTCCAAATCGCGATGATGTCCTCCGCCATCGCCAACAACGGAGTGCAGATGACGCCCAACCTGATCCGCAATATCCGGGCAGCCGACCTGTCGATCATCGACGAGCCGGAGCCTGAAGTCCTGAACACCTCCGTCAGTCCGGAAACGGCCCGGCAGCTCACCGATTGGATGGTTGGCGTCGTGGACAACGGCACAGCTTCCGCAGCACGGATCCCCGGTGTGAAGGTGGCCGGCAAAACCGGCACGGCTGAAGTTCAGGACCGTGGCGACAATGCCTGGTTTACCGGCTTCGCACCCGCCGACGACCCCGAAGTGGTCATCTCCATCGTCATGGAAGACGTGGAACTGACCACCGGTGCCCAATTGACCACTCCAAGCGCGCAGAAACTCCTAGAGGCGGTGTTGAATAAGTGA
- a CDS encoding FtsW/RodA/SpoVE family cell cycle protein, with protein sequence MSDMLTVPKSRRNIEAVLLLLALVVGIGANMVVGLDQDRAFDSDFWTQGATLVGLVLAFHIVLRIRAKYADPVILPIVTALNGIGLAMIHRLDIANNETAADRQLLWSALAVAAAIAVFFVIKDHRILRRYTYISLIVSAILLLLPLTPIGLELNGARIWIQVGSGTFQPGEIAKITLAIFFAGYLSTNRDLILLAGRKVGPLQLPRFKDLGPMIAAWLVSIGVLVLQRDLGSSILFFGLFMAMIYVATSRVSWVLIGVALLTAGGLVAMQLFSHVALRIDGWINAFDPEVIDRPGGSWQVVQGLFGLASGGLAGTGLGQGRPDLVIYANSDMIIAALGEELGLIGIFAIVLLYVLLVSRGFRAALGTRDGFGKLLACGLSFTIALQCFVVIGGVTRLIPLTGLTTPFMSAGGSSLLANWIIVALLLLISEAARRPAAMGPMTGPMVPAMQDASATPAKLKRSLRKKEASGS encoded by the coding sequence ATGTCAGATATGCTGACGGTTCCCAAGTCACGGCGCAATATCGAGGCCGTGCTGCTGCTGCTTGCCCTCGTGGTGGGCATCGGCGCCAACATGGTGGTGGGCCTGGACCAGGACCGCGCCTTCGACTCGGATTTTTGGACGCAGGGAGCCACCCTCGTGGGACTGGTTCTTGCCTTCCACATAGTGCTGCGGATCCGCGCTAAATATGCCGACCCGGTAATACTTCCGATCGTCACGGCGCTCAACGGAATCGGCCTCGCCATGATCCACCGCCTGGACATAGCGAACAACGAGACCGCCGCGGATCGGCAGCTGCTCTGGAGCGCCCTCGCCGTCGCCGCGGCAATCGCCGTGTTCTTTGTGATCAAGGACCACCGGATCCTGCGCCGATACACCTATATTTCCCTGATCGTCAGCGCCATCCTGCTGCTGCTGCCTCTGACGCCCATCGGGCTGGAACTCAATGGTGCCCGCATTTGGATCCAGGTCGGCTCCGGAACCTTCCAGCCCGGCGAAATCGCCAAAATTACGCTCGCTATATTCTTTGCCGGGTATCTATCCACCAACCGCGACCTCATCCTGCTGGCGGGCCGCAAGGTTGGCCCGCTGCAGCTGCCCCGGTTCAAGGACCTCGGTCCCATGATCGCGGCCTGGCTCGTCAGCATCGGAGTGTTGGTCCTGCAGCGTGATCTGGGATCCTCCATCCTGTTCTTTGGCCTCTTCATGGCCATGATCTATGTGGCCACGAGCCGCGTCAGCTGGGTCCTCATCGGCGTTGCGCTGCTCACCGCCGGCGGCCTGGTGGCCATGCAGCTTTTCAGCCACGTCGCACTGCGGATCGACGGCTGGATCAATGCCTTCGACCCGGAGGTTATCGACCGTCCGGGCGGCAGCTGGCAGGTGGTCCAGGGGCTGTTTGGGCTGGCCAGCGGCGGACTCGCCGGAACCGGTCTGGGACAGGGCCGGCCGGATCTGGTCATCTACGCCAATTCAGACATGATCATTGCCGCCCTGGGCGAAGAGCTCGGCCTCATCGGCATTTTCGCAATCGTGCTGCTGTACGTGCTCCTGGTGTCCCGCGGATTCCGGGCAGCCCTGGGCACCCGCGACGGGTTCGGCAAACTGCTGGCCTGCGGATTGTCCTTCACGATCGCACTGCAGTGCTTCGTAGTGATCGGCGGGGTCACCCGCCTGATTCCGCTCACCGGGCTGACCACGCCGTTCATGTCCGCCGGCGGTTCCTCGCTGCTGGCCAACTGGATCATTGTTGCCCTGCTGCTGCTGATCTCCGAGGCCGCCCGCCGTCCTGCCGCCATGGGACCGATGACCGGTCCCATGGTCCCGGCCATGCAGGACGCATCGGCGACTCCGGCCAAGCTCAAACGATCACTGAGGAAAAAGGAGGCAAGCGGCTCATGA
- a CDS encoding PP2C family protein-serine/threonine phosphatase codes for MVRLKNDDSAYVGRYLAVVADGMGGHAGGNVASASTVLDLVHLDQREHDDEALTVLADEIQAANSLLSELVTTSPQLSGMGTTVTALLLNGNKFAFAHIGDSRAYRLKDGVFEQISIDHTFVQRLIDEGRLRPEEAEVHPHKNVLMRVLGDVDASPELDLDTFDVEPGEKWLLCSDGLTAVLRDSDIENVLRNTNDIQRCVDILVELTLSGGSPDNVTVAVLEIAEVPDDAPADDEPVSAQVSAAGTVTGGPGTGSPAVPLTGRDITDTEADDDEPARAELIRQDLSQRPHMLVGAASLATETGQIPIVTKRSAERRAARLLTHKAAPVSESPAPEHPESKPRRRWLVPAFLALLAVLLAAVLWVGYTWTQTRYYVGSSDNSVAIYNGVSQSLGPIKLSSVTEQTDIPLDSLPEYQRNRVEGTIPAKDLLHAEQIVEDLRGTARVSSCGPSAPATPAEAKASPSAGATPSPTASAVSSAAAGPAADPENCGGQK; via the coding sequence ATGGTCCGCCTGAAGAATGACGACTCTGCCTATGTGGGCCGGTACCTTGCCGTCGTCGCCGACGGTATGGGCGGCCACGCCGGTGGCAATGTCGCATCCGCCTCCACCGTCCTGGACCTGGTTCATCTGGACCAGAGAGAGCACGACGACGAGGCACTCACCGTGCTCGCAGACGAGATCCAGGCCGCAAACTCCCTGCTCTCGGAGTTGGTCACCACCAGCCCGCAGTTGTCCGGCATGGGAACCACAGTGACCGCGCTGCTGCTGAACGGGAACAAGTTCGCCTTTGCCCATATTGGCGATTCACGTGCCTACCGTCTCAAGGACGGCGTCTTTGAACAGATCAGCATTGACCACACCTTCGTCCAGCGGCTGATTGACGAAGGCCGCCTCCGCCCCGAAGAAGCCGAAGTCCATCCCCATAAGAACGTCCTCATGCGCGTTCTGGGAGATGTGGATGCCAGCCCCGAACTTGATCTGGACACCTTTGACGTGGAACCGGGCGAGAAATGGCTCCTCTGTTCCGACGGCCTGACCGCCGTCCTCCGCGACTCTGATATTGAGAACGTCCTGCGGAACACCAACGACATCCAGCGCTGCGTCGACATCCTGGTTGAGCTCACTCTTTCCGGCGGCTCACCTGACAACGTGACGGTTGCCGTCCTGGAAATTGCCGAAGTGCCGGATGATGCCCCGGCTGACGACGAACCTGTCTCCGCGCAGGTTTCCGCCGCCGGAACCGTCACGGGCGGACCGGGCACCGGATCTCCTGCCGTTCCGCTGACGGGGCGCGATATCACGGACACGGAAGCGGACGACGACGAGCCCGCCCGCGCGGAGCTGATCCGCCAGGATTTGTCCCAGCGCCCGCACATGCTGGTGGGTGCGGCGTCACTGGCCACCGAAACCGGTCAGATCCCCATTGTCACCAAGCGCTCCGCCGAACGCCGCGCCGCACGCCTGCTCACCCACAAGGCGGCACCCGTGTCAGAGTCACCCGCCCCTGAGCACCCCGAATCCAAGCCGCGGCGCCGCTGGCTCGTACCGGCTTTCCTTGCGCTGCTGGCGGTCCTGCTGGCCGCCGTTCTCTGGGTCGGTTACACCTGGACGCAGACCCGCTACTACGTCGGTTCCAGCGACAACAGCGTGGCCATCTACAACGGCGTTTCGCAGTCCCTGGGCCCCATCAAGCTCTCATCCGTCACCGAGCAAACGGACATTCCACTGGACAGCCTGCCTGAATACCAGCGCAACCGGGTGGAAGGCACCATCCCTGCCAAGGATCTGCTTCATGCCGAGCAGATCGTTGAAGACCTCCGGGGCACCGCCCGGGTAAGCAGCTGCGGGCCGTCCGCTCCCGCAACGCCGGCCGAGGCCAAGGCGAGCCCCAGCGCCGGCGCCACCCCCAGCCCCACGGCATCCGCCGTTTCCTCAGCGGCGGCCGGGCCGGCCGCTGATCCGGAAAATTGCGGAGGACAGAAGTAA